In Geminocystis sp. NIES-3708, a single window of DNA contains:
- a CDS encoding HD family phosphohydrolase → MNTLHLIRKTFQDWQKKDNQNSKFCDSTKESNNTSHGDENKPVILKWVCKVHTPIMILLSVTSFTGSVSYRFYNQPKLAVGTISPTKIVAPRDADFVDSHTTEELRKKTRSGLLPMLKQDVSLTLKIQTRIDNKLEQIDNLRNLNKKITFVNSNFLSSSNQKYIHSLPSSQWQKILVKIKTSSFFSVDESLSLTENEIIKQLLTYKKLVNSKNFENLLSQLEQNRNIYQSFSSQIDQLKIGSIEDEEKRLLWNIDNITWQEGKKEISQTVRQILAVGISTGLPEDIQLKATEIHLENDISPRIKNIAVNLITNNLESNLIIDEEETKRRAEKAAQAIQPVVVTIGKGEVIVDAGEKITQEDFVLLDNFGLSRRSINWTGIAGTVIIISISLVGFMTITNQVKGRLRRRDQFLLWLLSLSVPIISIFDVGYNSLPALGFLVSSFYGPTVAVTNLIIMTGLTLFQMEMMGWEYIISSFAGGLLASFMASRLHSREELALLGAGVGLTQGSVYFIIYLIGSTGAGTLWYAILPAAIWHGTVGLTYSVLALGISPYLERFFDLITPIRLAELSNPNRPLLKRLATEAPGTFQHTMFVASLAEAAARKLHCNVELVRAGTLYHDIGKMHDPLGFIENQMGGPNKHDMINNPYKSAEIIKKHVSEGIIMAKKCGLPQAIQDFIPQHQGTLLISYFYYQAKTQVEGEGKDIHNIDETLFSYDGPIPQSRETGIVMLADGCEAALRSLKEATPDQAMAMVNKIFKARWRDHQLDESGIKYEELPVIAEVFVNIWQQFNHQRITYPKGALEMRSSSNN, encoded by the coding sequence ATGAATACCTTGCACTTAATCCGCAAAACCTTTCAAGATTGGCAAAAAAAGGATAATCAAAACTCTAAATTTTGCGATTCTACTAAAGAGTCTAATAATACTTCTCATGGTGATGAAAATAAACCTGTAATATTAAAATGGGTTTGTAAAGTTCATACTCCGATAATGATACTATTATCGGTGACAAGTTTTACAGGCTCAGTTAGTTATCGTTTTTATAATCAACCAAAATTAGCTGTTGGCACAATTTCCCCTACAAAAATTGTTGCACCCCGTGATGCAGATTTTGTGGATTCTCACACAACAGAAGAATTGCGCAAAAAAACCCGTAGTGGTTTATTACCAATGTTAAAACAGGATGTAAGTTTGACATTAAAAATTCAAACAAGAATTGATAATAAACTCGAACAAATAGATAATCTTCGCAACCTAAATAAAAAAATTACTTTTGTTAATAGTAATTTTTTATCTTCCTCTAACCAAAAATATATTCATTCTCTACCATCATCTCAATGGCAAAAAATTCTTGTCAAAATTAAGACATCATCATTTTTTTCTGTTGATGAATCTTTATCATTAACCGAGAATGAAATTATTAAACAATTATTAACCTATAAAAAATTAGTTAACTCCAAAAATTTTGAAAATTTACTTAGTCAATTAGAACAAAATAGAAACATTTATCAAAGCTTTTCGAGTCAAATTGATCAGTTAAAAATTGGTAGTATTGAAGATGAAGAAAAAAGACTTCTATGGAATATTGACAATATAACTTGGCAAGAAGGAAAAAAAGAAATTAGTCAAACTGTCAGACAAATTTTAGCTGTAGGAATTTCTACAGGATTACCAGAAGACATTCAATTAAAAGCTACAGAAATTCATCTCGAAAATGACATTTCCCCTCGTATAAAAAATATAGCGGTAAACTTAATCACCAATAATTTAGAATCTAATCTTATCATTGACGAAGAAGAAACGAAAAGAAGAGCAGAAAAAGCCGCACAAGCGATACAACCAGTTGTTGTTACCATAGGTAAAGGTGAAGTGATTGTGGATGCTGGGGAGAAAATTACTCAAGAGGATTTTGTTTTATTAGACAATTTTGGCTTAAGTCGTAGAAGCATTAATTGGACTGGGATTGCAGGAACTGTTATTATTATTTCTATCTCCTTAGTAGGATTTATGACGATCACCAATCAAGTGAAAGGCAGATTACGAAGACGAGATCAATTTCTTTTGTGGTTATTAAGTTTATCTGTTCCAATCATAAGTATATTTGATGTAGGATACAATTCTTTACCCGCCCTAGGATTTCTTGTTAGTAGTTTTTATGGTCCAACGGTGGCTGTTACAAATCTTATCATCATGACGGGATTAACCCTTTTTCAAATGGAAATGATGGGATGGGAATATATCATTTCCTCTTTTGCGGGGGGTTTATTAGCTTCTTTTATGGCTAGTCGTCTTCATTCAAGGGAAGAATTAGCATTATTAGGTGCAGGAGTTGGCTTAACCCAAGGAAGTGTTTACTTTATCATTTATTTAATTGGTAGCACAGGGGCTGGGACTTTATGGTATGCTATCTTACCTGCAGCTATATGGCACGGAACAGTCGGCTTAACTTATAGTGTCTTAGCCTTGGGAATTTCCCCTTATTTGGAAAGATTTTTTGATTTAATTACCCCGATACGTCTAGCGGAATTATCTAACCCTAATCGCCCACTTTTAAAGCGATTAGCGACAGAAGCACCCGGCACTTTTCAGCATACTATGTTTGTTGCTAGTTTAGCTGAAGCAGCAGCTCGTAAACTTCATTGTAATGTCGAGTTAGTAAGGGCTGGAACACTCTACCATGATATAGGTAAAATGCACGATCCTCTCGGTTTTATCGAAAATCAGATGGGCGGACCAAATAAACATGATATGATTAACAATCCTTATAAAAGTGCAGAAATTATCAAAAAGCACGTCAGTGAAGGTATTATCATGGCAAAAAAATGTGGTTTACCTCAAGCCATTCAAGATTTTATTCCTCAACATCAAGGCACTTTATTAATCTCTTATTTTTACTATCAAGCTAAAACCCAAGTAGAAGGTGAAGGTAAAGATATTCATAACATTGATGAAACTCTTTTTTCCTATGACGGTCCAATTCCTCAATCGAGAGAAACTGGTATCGTTATGTTAGCTGATGGTTGTGAAGCTGCTTTACGATCGCTAAAAGAAGCAACACCAGATCAAGCTATGGCAATGGTTAACAAGATTTTTAAAGCCCGTTGGCGAGATCATCAATTAGATGAATCTGGCATTAAATATGAAGAATTACCTGTTATTGCGGAAGTATTTGTTAATATTTGGCAACAATTCAACCATCAGAGAATAACCTATCCCAAGGGAGCGTTAGAAATGAGAAGTAGTAGTAACAATTAA